One part of the bacterium genome encodes these proteins:
- a CDS encoding LacI family transcriptional regulator: MTALGKGPSIHDVAREANVSIATVSRVVNGPSRVAEKTRHRVEAAMRRLNYKPNIRARALSRKRSETLGLILPDLFGDYFGELMRGVDDRARQEGLHLMVTRAQGEREEHNAAEQFLQGGRVDGLVLMIPEIADRTLEMLSDLAAPIVILDKDVGHYHLDNILVDNKTGARDMTNHLLKAHARTDLIFLGGPELNIDTRDRADGFRDALRSAGIPPQDDQFVYTDYDYDAGYEVGRDLAKRVKSRDGHWGIVAANDDLAKGVIDAFARAGIEVPNDVAVVGYDDSRMARLTRPSLTTVRVPLREIGALAVEMLIERISGQRTRPFKTIMKAQLVPRESCGCPDPRDLNGNSRRKKRNET, encoded by the coding sequence TCGTGAACGGCCCCAGTCGCGTGGCGGAGAAGACCCGTCACCGAGTTGAGGCCGCGATGCGGCGGTTGAACTACAAGCCAAACATCCGCGCGCGTGCTCTGAGCCGCAAACGTTCGGAAACGCTCGGCCTGATCCTGCCAGATCTCTTCGGCGATTACTTCGGCGAATTGATGCGAGGCGTGGACGATCGCGCCCGCCAGGAGGGCCTGCATCTCATGGTTACTCGCGCTCAGGGCGAGCGCGAAGAACACAATGCAGCCGAACAGTTCCTGCAGGGTGGCCGCGTTGATGGATTGGTGCTGATGATTCCCGAAATCGCCGATCGGACACTCGAAATGTTGAGCGACCTGGCTGCGCCGATTGTGATCCTCGACAAAGATGTTGGTCACTACCACCTCGACAACATCCTCGTGGATAACAAGACGGGCGCGCGGGACATGACAAATCATCTGCTGAAAGCCCACGCACGGACGGACTTGATCTTCCTGGGCGGGCCTGAACTGAACATCGACACGCGAGACCGCGCTGATGGATTCCGCGATGCGCTGCGGAGCGCCGGGATTCCGCCACAAGACGATCAGTTCGTTTACACGGACTACGATTACGATGCAGGCTATGAAGTGGGTCGCGACCTGGCCAAACGCGTAAAATCGCGCGATGGCCATTGGGGAATCGTGGCGGCGAACGATGACTTGGCGAAGGGTGTCATCGATGCCTTTGCCCGCGCGGGTATTGAAGTGCCGAATGACGTCGCCGTGGTTGGCTACGATGATTCGCGCATGGCTCGCCTGACACGACCTAGCCTGACGACGGTGCGCGTGCCGTTGCGCGAAATTGGCGCTCTAGCCGTCGAGATGTTGATCGAGCGCATTTCCGGTCAGCGCACGCGCCCATTCAAAACCATCATGAAAGCTCAACTGGTTCCGCGCGAGTCTTGTGGCTGCCCGGATCCGAGAGACTTGAACGGCAATTCGCGGAGGAAGAAAAGGAACGAAACATGA
- a CDS encoding YhcH/YjgK/YiaL family protein: MIFDVMENGPKYVPAGSRLARAFEFLLNELDPNAPDGRIDVVGDEVFALVQSYPPKPEADCRFEAHRKYIDIQVVLGGAEAMGWAPAEGLKVETPYDAETDVGFFQKPEAYTLLNGLPQMFALFYPHDAHMPQVRIPQSEIVRKVVMKVLVED; this comes from the coding sequence ATGATCTTCGACGTGATGGAAAACGGACCCAAGTACGTTCCCGCGGGATCGCGGCTGGCCCGCGCATTTGAATTCCTGCTCAATGAACTCGATCCAAACGCCCCGGACGGTCGGATAGATGTTGTCGGCGACGAGGTCTTTGCGCTCGTGCAGTCCTATCCCCCGAAACCGGAGGCCGACTGTCGTTTTGAGGCGCATCGGAAATACATCGACATCCAGGTCGTTCTCGGAGGAGCCGAAGCCATGGGTTGGGCCCCGGCCGAGGGGCTGAAGGTGGAGACTCCCTATGATGCAGAGACCGACGTCGGGTTCTTCCAAAAGCCCGAGGCGTACACTCTGCTGAACGGCCTGCCCCAGATGTTTGCGCTCTTCTATCCGCACGATGCCCACATGCCCCAGGTCCGCATCCCGCAAAGCGAAATCGTCCGCAAAGTCGTGATGAAGGTCCTCGTGGAGGACTAA
- a CDS encoding type II secretion system protein GspG: protein MKRIFRRKHKRGMGFTLIELLIVVAIIAILAAIAVPNFLEAQTRSKISRIKADARTIATAVESYHVDNNHYPLSQELPAQFPGSPFNDIGGGYFAYTARLTTPISYLTSCPRDPYNMRNPLGYGWDYFEFWSEPSVGFDLVDVTSGSGAAVQYVIWSWGPDLDSDNFFLGISTIYDATNGTVSDGNIYRFGP, encoded by the coding sequence ATGAAGAGGATTTTCCGTAGGAAACACAAGAGAGGGATGGGATTCACGCTGATCGAATTGCTGATCGTTGTTGCGATTATTGCGATTCTGGCGGCGATTGCCGTGCCGAATTTTCTGGAAGCGCAGACACGCTCGAAGATCTCGCGCATCAAGGCCGATGCGCGCACAATCGCAACCGCCGTCGAAAGCTATCACGTCGACAACAATCACTATCCGCTGAGCCAGGAACTTCCGGCCCAGTTTCCGGGCAGTCCGTTCAATGATATCGGCGGGGGCTACTTCGCCTACACAGCGCGACTGACGACGCCAATCAGTTACCTGACGAGTTGCCCGCGCGATCCGTACAACATGCGGAATCCTCTGGGATACGGATGGGATTACTTCGAGTTCTGGAGCGAACCGAGTGTCGGGTTCGATCTCGTGGATGTGACTTCGGGTTCCGGCGCGGCTGTGCAGTACGTGATCTGGTCGTGGGGGCCGGATCTGGATTCGGACAATTTCTTCCTGGGCATTTCGACGATATACGACGCAACAAACGGTACGGTCAGCGACGGCAACATCTATCGCTTCGGACCTTGA